GGGCATGAAAGGCTCTACATGATCGGTTGCGCTGAAGTGAAGGGGGATCGTGGCGCCATTCCTGCAGCGATGCGCGCTAGCGGTGCTTCCTGGTGGGCATTGGGCAACGAACCCAACGATCCCTCTCAGGATAATCGCACGCCAGAGGAATACGCCGAACTGTACCATGTCTTTGAGGAGTGGGCCAAGAGCGCTCCCCGCTGCCGTATCCTGCCGGCAGGGATCGCCAACGCGGACTGGCGGTGGACCGAAGCCTTCCGCGAAGCGTTTCGCCAGAAGTACGGACGCTATCCGCGCGTGGATGGCTGGAACATACACAACTACATCCTGGAAGCAGGCCTGGACCCGTATGATGTAGGCGAGTTCCAACGGCGCATCCTGGCTTTCCATCGCTGGATGGAGCGCATCGGCGATGGACACAAGCCGCTTTTCCTGACTGAGTTCGGCGTCCTGTATGGGAATGGCTGCTGCGACCGTCCAGTGGACCCGCCGGAAAAAATCCAGCAATTCATGCGCGATGCCGTGCATTGGCTGGTTGAGTCGGAAGTCGTGTCCTGCTGGGCTTGGTTTGCGACTTACTCGAAACATTACAATGGCAGCCTGATGACCAAAGAAGGGCAATTGAACGATTTGGGCGTTCTGTACCGTGAGCTAACCAAAAAGGCTGTCAACGAATAAGACACGAATGAACGAATGATATGGCCAATGAAATGCCTCTCAAGTCAGAAGTGTACTAGCGGCAACGCGAGCAAGGCAAATCGTCGCCATATCAAATCTTGTTAGGGTGGGAGGAGGAAGATGGATAAAAATCGCTCGTTTTGGACTGCTCTCCGTAACAAGGAGAACATTATCCCCAGGTTCGTGCTCGTTTTGGGAGTCGCCCTATTATTGACCATTCTTTACGGAACTGCGCGCACGCCGTGGGCTTTGCCGGCAAATGCACTGGCGGGTCAGGGTGTGGCCCAGACGGAGACGCCGACAGAGTACACCATCCCACCTCCCACAGAGACGCCCACGCCGACGGAGTACACCATCCCACCTCCCACGGAGACGCCGACACCTACTTCTACCTGTCCGCCGTGTCCGCCCTGTCCCACCTGTCCCGCTCCGCCTACGCTGACGCCAACGCCCACTCCGTATGCCACTGGCCCAGGTATCTGCCCGCGTGCCGGCTACCCGGACTATGCGCCGCACGGCCCGCCTGACTTTGACATGCACCAGGGCGAATGGCGTGCTGCTGGGCAGTGGACGCACTCTGGCCCGGCTGTCGCAGCGAATGCCCTGTGGTGGCTGGACTCCAAGGCGGAGTACGAACTGGGGAACAAGTACGGGTTGGTGACGGCCTATGGCCCCTGGTATGACCATCACGCCGACAACGTTCCGCCGTTAGCGGAAGAACTCGCAGGCAAATTGCAGACGAGCAACCGCGGCACGAAAGTGGAGGACATGGTCGCTGGTCTGGAGGAGTACATCTTCACCAAAGGGCTAAGCGATTCCTACGTCGTCGAGGTGATCAAGGGGCCCGACAAGGACTGGCTGTGGCTGGACGCCCAGTACCATGACGATTTTGTGCTGCTTTTGCTTGGCTTCTGGCAACAGGAACGCGGCGCATGGACCCGTGTAGGTGGCCACTGGGTGGGGGTCTGCTGTGCAGACCCGTATGCTTGGGGCGTGGAGCTCGTGGATCCGTTCTTCGACCACGCTGCCCATGGCTATCCTGGTTGGTCTTTTGGCGGCATACCTATCACCTATACCCAGCACAACGACGCCGCTGAGGTCAGTTATGACGCCTATGCCTTTGCCGATACGGACGTGCCCGGTGCGCAGTGGTCGCCGGCCGACTATGCGCACGTCCAGTTAGGGGAAATCGTGACCAACAGTCTTGGCCAGAACTTTGGCTGCATGTTGGAGAAGTACCGCGGACCGTACAAGGCTGGCCTGCCCATCCACGTGGCAGTGGATTATGCTGTCGTGATCCGTCCTGGCGCGCGCTGCAGCGTGGCGACGCCAACACCGACCAAGACGCCAGCCGCCTATGAAATGGAAATCACCAAGAGCCATCTTCCTGACACCGTCATGGTTAACTCGGACTTTTGGTTCCACATCTTTGTCACCAACACGGGTGCATCGCTGCTGCACAACGTTATGGTGACCGACACGCTGCCCAGTGCGATTGACCCCGATGCAGTGGAGCCGGGCATTGGGCCGCCATCTGCCTGCTTGCCCGGCGGGACCTTCGACCCAGCAACGATGGTTGTCACTTGGTCGCTTGGCACTCTGGAACCGGGCGCATCCGCTGCTCTCTGCATCAAGGCGCAGACCCATTCCGCTGCTGCCGGCACTTGCGTCACCAACACCGTCGTTGCGGAAAGCCTGGAATGCGCAGTGATTACCGCTACGGACACGATTTGCATCTATGCCCCGCAGACTCCTACGATCACTAGCTCGCCCACGCCTAGCGAGACCTTATCGCCGACCCCAACTAGCACGAGCACGCTGACACCCATACCAACGCCTACGAGCACTGCTACCCCAACTGTGCCGCCTGGCTGTCCTACTTGTCCGCCTTGTCCCACCTGTCCCCCGCCGACTATGCCGACGGCAACGCCCACTCCCT
This DNA window, taken from Chloroflexota bacterium, encodes the following:
- a CDS encoding DUF11 domain-containing protein — its product is MDKNRSFWTALRNKENIIPRFVLVLGVALLLTILYGTARTPWALPANALAGQGVAQTETPTEYTIPPPTETPTPTEYTIPPPTETPTPTSTCPPCPPCPTCPAPPTLTPTPTPYATGPGICPRAGYPDYAPHGPPDFDMHQGEWRAAGQWTHSGPAVAANALWWLDSKAEYELGNKYGLVTAYGPWYDHHADNVPPLAEELAGKLQTSNRGTKVEDMVAGLEEYIFTKGLSDSYVVEVIKGPDKDWLWLDAQYHDDFVLLLLGFWQQERGAWTRVGGHWVGVCCADPYAWGVELVDPFFDHAAHGYPGWSFGGIPITYTQHNDAAEVSYDAYAFADTDVPGAQWSPADYAHVQLGEIVTNSLGQNFGCMLEKYRGPYKAGLPIHVAVDYAVVIRPGARCSVATPTPTKTPAAYEMEITKSHLPDTVMVNSDFWFHIFVTNTGASLLHNVMVTDTLPSAIDPDAVEPGIGPPSACLPGGTFDPATMVVTWSLGTLEPGASAALCIKAQTHSAAAGTCVTNTVVAESLECAVITATDTICIYAPQTPTITSSPTPSETLSPTPTSTSTLTPIPTPTSTATPTVPPGCPTCPPCPTCPPPTMPTATPTPYGTGPGICPRVGYPDYAPHGPPDFDMRQEEWHATEQWTHSGPAAAADALWWLDSKAEYELGNKYALVTNYGPWYDHDEENVPPLVEDLAGKLQTSSYGTTVEDMVAGLEEYIHAQGLSSSLVVEAIKGPTWRWLWYDAQEHDDFIVLLLGFWQQERGIWTRVGGHWVGACCADPYAWGLELVDPFFDHAAHGYPGQAFGGVPITYTQHNDAAEVSYDAYAFADADVPGAKWSPRDYAHVQLGEIVTNSLGQNFGCMLEKYRGPYKAGLPIHVAVDYAVVIRRGARCNVYGLSLPLVFRNRVISAAEDRHTYRGPRP